From one Catellatospora sp. IY07-71 genomic stretch:
- a CDS encoding DJ-1/PfpI family protein, translating into MTTVAILLYPGFTALDAVGPYDVLARLPDTHVTFVAKEPGPVVADTGLLTMHADTALADLPEPNVLVIPGGLVGAFEAAADPRYVDWTRTAHATSTWTTSVCTGALMLGAAGLLSGQTATTHWAAKDYLPHYGATYVPERFVEHGRIITAAGVSAGLDMALRLAAHLAGEELARAVQLALEYDPRPPFPGGSLRTASPDTIQLAVDLLRSETLP; encoded by the coding sequence ATGACGACCGTGGCGATCCTGCTCTACCCGGGGTTCACGGCGCTGGACGCGGTGGGCCCGTACGACGTGCTGGCCCGGCTGCCCGACACCCACGTCACGTTCGTGGCCAAGGAGCCCGGCCCGGTCGTCGCCGACACCGGCCTGCTCACCATGCACGCCGACACCGCACTGGCCGACCTGCCCGAACCCAACGTCCTCGTGATCCCCGGCGGCCTGGTCGGCGCCTTCGAGGCCGCCGCCGACCCGCGGTACGTCGACTGGACCCGTACCGCGCACGCGACCTCGACCTGGACCACCTCGGTCTGCACCGGCGCGCTGATGCTCGGCGCGGCGGGACTGCTTTCCGGCCAGACCGCGACCACCCACTGGGCCGCCAAGGACTACCTGCCGCACTACGGCGCGACCTACGTGCCCGAGCGCTTCGTCGAGCACGGCCGGATCATCACCGCCGCGGGCGTCTCCGCCGGCCTCGACATGGCCCTGCGCCTGGCCGCGCACCTGGCGGGCGAGGAACTGGCCCGCGCCGTCCAGCTCGCCCTCGAATACGACCCGCGCCCGCCGTTCCCCGGCGGCTCCCTGCGCACCGCCTCCCCCGACACGATCCAGCTGGCCGTGGACCTCCTCCGCTCCGAAACCCTCCCTTAA
- a CDS encoding MarR family winged helix-turn-helix transcriptional regulator: MNPLPEREAVGTLLRHVLELLDGDVAKVYAELGLADYRPRHSPVVRALLADGPMPIRDLARRVGVTHSAASQTVAQMHRAGLVDLSPGADARQRVVSLTGRARDLLPVIEAEWAATTAAMRGLDAELSMPLSDLLTEIAEALRRRPFRERIADAGLTVPETTGG; this comes from the coding sequence GTGAACCCCCTGCCCGAACGCGAGGCGGTCGGCACGCTGCTGCGCCACGTGCTGGAGCTGCTCGACGGCGACGTGGCCAAGGTGTACGCCGAGCTGGGCCTGGCCGACTACCGCCCCCGCCACTCCCCCGTGGTCCGGGCGCTGCTGGCGGACGGCCCGATGCCCATCCGCGACCTCGCCCGCCGGGTCGGCGTCACCCACTCCGCGGCCAGCCAGACGGTGGCGCAGATGCACCGTGCCGGGCTCGTCGACCTGTCTCCCGGCGCCGACGCCCGCCAGCGCGTGGTCAGCCTGACCGGGCGGGCCCGCGACCTGCTGCCGGTCATCGAGGCGGAGTGGGCCGCGACCACCGCGGCGATGCGCGGGCTGGACGCCGAGCTGTCCATGCCGCTGTCCGATCTGCTCACCGAGATCGCCGAGGCGCTGCGGCGCCGGCCGTTCCGGGAGCGCATTGCTGACGCCGGGCTGACAGTTCCGGAAACGACCGGCGGCTAG
- a CDS encoding transporter substrate-binding domain-containing protein, with protein sequence MTDIPARPRLRPLLTAVAVTLTMTLAAAAACGPDKDPAPRTVDEVLKQTSVYGKPKIKIGVAEDQPLMGKLVDGRFEGFDIEIARYLAESLGFTGDSRIDFVPLQTEDRENALLSGRVNLVVASYSMTPEREKEIDFVGPYFVTKQELLIRVADRAIVRNLSDLAQPGRETCVVGGSTGEREFTGRGLKVYPAATNRECLERLLAGKSNAFSTDETILAGYLSEHPKELHVVDVPIGANERLGVGVSKQDPALRDLVAFFLRKSFDTGQKTDTSPWLAAYRRTLGPWLGEDVMQPPIDAPDLVDYDEKAPKG encoded by the coding sequence ATGACTGACATCCCTGCTCGGCCGCGGCTGCGGCCACTGCTGACCGCCGTTGCGGTGACGCTGACGATGACGTTGGCGGCCGCCGCGGCCTGCGGGCCGGACAAGGACCCGGCGCCGCGGACCGTGGACGAGGTGCTCAAGCAGACCTCCGTGTACGGCAAGCCGAAGATCAAGATCGGCGTGGCCGAGGACCAGCCGCTCATGGGCAAGCTGGTCGACGGCCGGTTCGAGGGCTTCGACATCGAGATCGCGCGTTACCTGGCCGAGTCGCTGGGCTTCACCGGGGACAGCCGCATCGACTTCGTGCCGCTGCAGACCGAGGACCGCGAGAACGCCCTGCTGTCCGGCCGGGTCAACCTGGTCGTGGCGAGCTACTCGATGACGCCCGAGCGGGAGAAGGAGATCGACTTCGTCGGGCCGTACTTCGTGACCAAGCAGGAGCTGCTGATCCGGGTCGCCGACCGGGCCATCGTGCGCAACCTCAGCGACCTGGCCCAGCCCGGCCGCGAGACGTGCGTGGTGGGCGGCTCGACCGGCGAGCGCGAGTTCACCGGGCGCGGCCTGAAGGTGTATCCGGCCGCGACGAACCGCGAATGCCTGGAGCGGCTGCTGGCCGGCAAGTCGAACGCGTTCTCCACCGACGAGACCATCCTCGCCGGCTACCTGTCCGAGCACCCGAAGGAGCTGCACGTCGTCGACGTGCCGATCGGCGCCAACGAGCGGCTCGGCGTCGGGGTGTCCAAGCAGGATCCGGCACTGCGCGACCTGGTCGCGTTCTTCCTGCGCAAGAGCTTCGACACCGGCCAGAAGACCGACACCAGCCCGTGGCTGGCGGCGTACCGGCGCACCCTCGGGCCGTGGCTGGGCGAGGACGTCATGCAGCCGCCGATCGACGCGCCGGACCTGGTGGACTACGACGAGAAGGCGCCCAAGGGATGA
- a CDS encoding BtrH N-terminal domain-containing protein, whose product MTARRNFKKLVRERMARTGEAYSTAARHLTGPPVPGSHRDSVLTGHLLAAAGQPLSEPLVCGLGGGIGFMYAVFEYAAVPHPLLTIVAQHHPEPWAPAALGRLGVAYTQTTGTSAKAALDRLRAALGDGRPALCTVDRSRLPWQSAPQFSSAEPYPVAVIALTGDLLTVLDPPYGVRELDLASFAAAWTAHRQGRHRLLAVTGGPSTVDLRAAARDAITVTVGHLTGPVLGNSFDVNFGFSGMAGLAAELRDTRTRKGWSQRFASPAAREQVARRLPECLEREYTAPGATRPLYAAFLDEAATLPTGPTPAQAPDADRLGTDAGPAPDALRRAAELFRDSGRTWSALAAHAASAPDADLRTWCDEAADLVDAALTTERTAAALLTPAA is encoded by the coding sequence ATGACCGCACGCAGGAACTTCAAGAAGCTCGTCCGGGAACGCATGGCCCGCACCGGCGAGGCGTACTCCACCGCCGCCCGCCACCTGACCGGCCCGCCCGTCCCCGGTTCGCACCGCGACTCCGTGCTGACCGGGCACCTGCTCGCCGCCGCCGGGCAGCCCCTGTCCGAGCCGCTCGTCTGCGGCCTCGGCGGCGGGATCGGCTTCATGTACGCCGTCTTCGAGTACGCCGCCGTGCCGCACCCGCTGCTCACCATCGTCGCCCAGCACCACCCCGAGCCGTGGGCGCCCGCCGCGCTCGGGCGGCTCGGCGTCGCGTACACGCAGACCACCGGCACCTCGGCGAAGGCGGCGCTGGACCGGCTGCGCGCCGCGCTCGGCGACGGCCGGCCCGCGCTGTGCACCGTCGACCGCAGCCGGCTGCCGTGGCAGTCCGCGCCCCAGTTCAGCTCCGCCGAGCCGTACCCGGTCGCCGTCATCGCCCTCACCGGCGACCTGCTCACCGTGCTCGACCCGCCGTACGGCGTCCGCGAGCTGGACCTCGCCTCGTTCGCCGCGGCGTGGACGGCGCACCGCCAGGGCCGCCACCGGCTGCTGGCCGTCACGGGCGGCCCGTCCACGGTGGACCTGCGGGCGGCGGCGCGCGATGCGATCACGGTGACGGTCGGGCATCTCACCGGGCCGGTGCTGGGCAACAGCTTCGACGTCAACTTCGGCTTCTCCGGCATGGCCGGGCTCGCCGCCGAACTGCGCGACACCCGCACCCGCAAGGGCTGGTCACAGCGCTTCGCCTCCCCCGCCGCCCGCGAACAGGTGGCCCGCCGCCTGCCCGAATGCCTGGAGCGCGAGTACACGGCCCCCGGCGCCACCCGCCCCCTCTACGCCGCCTTCCTCGACGAAGCCGCCACCCTGCCCACCGGCCCCACCCCAGCCCAGGCCCCAGATGCGGACCGCCTGGGCACGGATGCCGGACCGGCCCCGGACGCGCTACGCCGTGCCGCGGAACTGTTCCGCGACTCCGGCCGCACCTGGTCCGCCCTCGCCGCACACGCCGCGTCCGCTCCCGACGCCGACCTGCGCACCTGGTGCGACGAGGCCGCCGACCTGGTCGACGCCGCCCTCACCACCGAACGCACCGCCGCCGCCCTCCTCACCCCGGCGGCCTAG
- a CDS encoding bile acid:sodium symporter family protein, which produces MDSVLTQVFLPVALGIVMLGLGLGLTVADFKRILVFPKAVLVALVCQVLILPAACFGLVLAFDLRPELAVGMMLLAASPGGTTANLYSHLFGGNVALNVTLTAVNSVLAIFTLPVVVNLSLNHFMSGTGQIGLQFSKTLQVFAIVLIPVAIGMFVRHRSVSFAERMHQPVRILSVVVLVAVIAGTLLSERENVADYFAGAGLVALVFNVVSLAVGYYLPRLARIDRADSVAAAMEIGIHNGTLAIFIATTLLANTQLAVPAAVYSIIMFFTAAAFGYLVSPARSARIEPEPEPAA; this is translated from the coding sequence ATGGATTCAGTGCTGACCCAGGTGTTCCTGCCCGTCGCTCTCGGCATCGTGATGCTCGGCCTCGGCCTCGGGCTCACCGTCGCCGACTTCAAGCGGATCCTCGTCTTCCCGAAGGCCGTGCTGGTCGCGCTGGTGTGCCAGGTGCTGATCCTCCCCGCGGCGTGCTTCGGGCTGGTGCTGGCCTTCGATCTGCGTCCCGAGCTGGCCGTGGGCATGATGCTGCTGGCCGCCTCGCCCGGCGGCACCACGGCCAACCTGTACAGCCACCTGTTCGGCGGCAACGTCGCGCTCAACGTGACGCTGACCGCGGTCAACTCCGTGCTGGCGATCTTCACGCTGCCGGTGGTGGTGAACCTGTCGCTGAACCACTTCATGTCCGGCACCGGCCAGATCGGGCTGCAGTTCAGCAAGACCCTGCAGGTGTTCGCGATCGTGCTGATCCCCGTCGCGATCGGCATGTTCGTGCGGCACCGCTCGGTGTCGTTCGCCGAGCGGATGCACCAGCCGGTGCGGATCCTGTCGGTGGTGGTGCTGGTCGCGGTCATCGCCGGCACGCTGCTGTCGGAGCGGGAGAACGTCGCCGACTACTTCGCCGGCGCCGGGCTGGTCGCGCTGGTCTTCAACGTGGTGAGCCTCGCCGTCGGCTACTACCTGCCGCGGCTGGCGCGCATCGACCGGGCCGACTCGGTCGCCGCCGCCATGGAGATCGGCATCCACAACGGCACCCTGGCCATCTTCATCGCGACCACGCTGCTGGCGAACACGCAGCTGGCGGTGCCCGCGGCGGTGTACAGCATCATCATGTTCTTCACCGCCGCCGCCTTCGGCTACCTGGTCAGCCCGGCCCGCAGCGCCCGGATCGAGCCGGAGCCCGAGCCCGCCGCGTGA
- a CDS encoding phosphotransferase family protein encodes MVTLVLVDPAGALLGRLPDFELELPWWQEAGDVVAGARAFHGVEVTVLRLLGADRPAPPGGHVTYLAEVTGDPGPLLPATADLVPHPRRAPWARPGGPRATLDWARAELAALGRPVTAAAQQRSWNLSALWRLETTAGPVWLKQVPGFFAHEAAVLRWLGEHAPGTAPVPLAADGGRVLLEELPGTDRYGAAADEREQMLARLHPAQVAAVSRADELLALGVPDRRAPRLAELIKAVVSADGGPEHAALLDGLDGRLAAIEACGVPYTLVHGDFHPGNVRGTTDRHHLIDWGDAVLGHPAIDLLRMCEQLPDPAPLHRAWCDRWRAAAPGCAPERAIALIGPMLALRNAAVYAGFLAAIEPSEWPYHADDVPYWLGQALG; translated from the coding sequence ATGGTGACGCTGGTGCTGGTCGATCCGGCCGGAGCACTCCTCGGGCGGCTGCCCGACTTCGAGCTCGAGCTGCCCTGGTGGCAGGAGGCCGGCGACGTCGTCGCGGGCGCCCGCGCGTTCCACGGCGTCGAGGTCACCGTGCTGCGGCTGCTCGGCGCGGACCGGCCCGCCCCGCCCGGCGGGCACGTCACCTACCTCGCCGAGGTCACCGGCGATCCCGGGCCGCTGCTCCCGGCCACCGCCGACCTGGTGCCCCACCCGCGGCGCGCGCCGTGGGCACGGCCCGGCGGCCCCCGCGCCACCCTCGACTGGGCACGGGCCGAACTCGCCGCGCTCGGGCGGCCGGTGACCGCGGCCGCGCAGCAGCGCTCGTGGAACCTGTCGGCTCTGTGGCGTCTGGAGACGACCGCCGGACCCGTATGGCTCAAGCAGGTCCCCGGCTTCTTCGCCCACGAGGCGGCGGTGCTGCGCTGGCTGGGCGAGCACGCCCCCGGCACGGCACCGGTGCCGCTCGCCGCGGACGGCGGCCGGGTGCTGCTGGAGGAGCTGCCGGGCACCGACCGCTACGGCGCGGCAGCGGACGAACGCGAGCAGATGCTGGCCCGGCTGCACCCCGCCCAGGTCGCCGCCGTGTCCAGGGCGGACGAGCTGCTCGCCCTGGGCGTGCCGGACCGGCGCGCACCCCGGCTGGCCGAACTGATCAAAGCCGTGGTGTCCGCCGACGGCGGGCCGGAGCACGCGGCGCTGCTGGACGGGCTGGACGGGCGGCTTGCCGCGATCGAGGCCTGCGGGGTGCCGTACACCCTGGTCCACGGGGACTTCCACCCCGGCAACGTGCGCGGCACGACGGACCGCCACCACCTGATCGACTGGGGTGACGCCGTGCTCGGGCACCCCGCCATCGACCTGCTGCGCATGTGCGAGCAGCTCCCCGACCCCGCGCCGCTGCACCGGGCCTGGTGCGACCGGTGGCGGGCGGCGGCGCCCGGCTGCGCGCCGGAGCGCGCGATCGCGCTGATCGGGCCGATGCTGGCGCTGCGCAACGCGGCGGTGTACGCGGGCTTCCTGGCCGCGATCGAGCCGTCGGAGTGGCCGTACCATGCCGACGACGTACCGTACTGGCTCGGCCAGGCCCTAGGCTGA
- a CDS encoding Ig-like domain-containing protein, protein MRNTARRGAAAMVLAVLAPLALTACSGNDEGPSFVSATPSAAAAPQASAEPLTLAVTPAEAAKNQPVSTEIGTKVTGGTVQTVTVTDSSGGKVTGAMRADGSSWVPNKPLKYGKAYKATVVVADAGGQTIEKSTSFTTMGRPGKKTGAGLYMFEDREYGVAMPVVIEFTSPVPVSARAGVERRLFVTTDPPQPGVWSWSSSLQVMYRGPEFWQTGTKITVRAALEGVPMGNGRYGDQDRKGIGNISKDKIEMKVDNATKQMQVFKNDNLVKTLPVSLGKKTTPSSSGTLVVMDKLRKTVFDTTDDPGNVDRYRVDIEYAQRLTWGGEYIHAAPWSVQHQGKRNVSHGCVNVSTANAQYLFNLTRIGDPITIKGTERTVKPANGWTAWSVTWDQFLKGSALPIPPELAALGSAPAPSASATPQPSVSPS, encoded by the coding sequence CTGAGGAATACGGCGCGCCGGGGCGCGGCCGCGATGGTGCTGGCGGTGCTGGCGCCGCTGGCGCTGACCGCGTGTTCGGGGAATGACGAGGGCCCCTCCTTCGTGAGCGCGACGCCGTCCGCGGCGGCCGCGCCGCAGGCCAGCGCCGAGCCGCTGACGCTCGCCGTGACGCCCGCCGAGGCGGCCAAGAACCAGCCGGTCAGCACCGAGATCGGCACCAAGGTCACCGGCGGCACGGTGCAGACGGTCACGGTGACCGACAGCTCGGGCGGCAAGGTCACCGGTGCCATGCGCGCCGACGGCTCGTCGTGGGTGCCGAACAAGCCGCTCAAATACGGCAAGGCGTACAAGGCCACGGTCGTGGTGGCCGACGCGGGCGGACAGACGATCGAGAAGTCGACGTCGTTCACGACCATGGGCCGTCCGGGCAAGAAGACCGGCGCGGGCCTGTACATGTTCGAGGACCGCGAGTACGGCGTGGCCATGCCGGTCGTCATCGAGTTCACCAGCCCGGTGCCGGTGTCGGCGCGGGCCGGGGTGGAGCGGCGGCTGTTCGTCACCACCGACCCGCCGCAGCCGGGCGTGTGGAGCTGGTCCAGCTCGCTGCAGGTGATGTACCGCGGCCCGGAGTTCTGGCAGACCGGCACGAAGATCACGGTGCGGGCCGCGCTGGAGGGCGTGCCGATGGGCAACGGCCGCTACGGCGACCAGGACCGCAAGGGCATCGGCAACATCTCCAAGGACAAGATCGAGATGAAGGTGGACAACGCCACCAAGCAGATGCAGGTCTTCAAGAACGACAACCTGGTCAAGACGCTCCCGGTGAGCCTGGGCAAGAAGACGACCCCGTCGTCCTCCGGCACGCTGGTCGTCATGGACAAGCTGCGCAAGACGGTCTTCGACACCACGGACGACCCTGGCAACGTGGACCGCTACCGCGTCGACATCGAGTACGCCCAGCGCCTGACCTGGGGCGGCGAGTACATTCACGCGGCGCCGTGGTCGGTGCAGCACCAGGGCAAGCGCAACGTTTCCCACGGCTGCGTCAACGTGTCCACGGCCAACGCGCAGTACCTGTTCAACCTGACCCGCATCGGCGACCCGATCACGATCAAGGGCACCGAGCGCACGGTCAAGCCCGCCAACGGCTGGACCGCGTGGAGCGTCACCTGGGACCAGTTCCTCAAGGGCAGCGCCCTGCCGATCCCCCCGGAGCTGGCCGCCCTCGGCTCGGCCCCGGCCCCCTCCGCCTCGGCCACGCCGCAGCCCTCGGTCAGCCCCTCCTGA
- a CDS encoding slipin family protein — translation MGNTREIVIKNTHRGLRYEDGRLTAVLEAGRYELPKARRGWGRSRPVVEVTLVDMRERELTLKGQEILTADKVALRVSILTHFKVVDPVAAIERVDSYTDRVYSDVQLAARRSLASMTLEEILTNRNRLSEDILRDVQGAAAGYGVEILRADVKDLVFPGNLQEVMNRVLTAQRLAEAQLVDARTKAEKDVLEARARAEADQVAAAAQRESVRLSAEAAAAAHRIRTDAEVAALHRLAEAAALYAEHPALLRLRELDTMSALGTNAEARLYIGFEKHTTP, via the coding sequence ATGGGCAACACTCGCGAGATCGTCATCAAGAACACCCACCGCGGCCTGCGCTACGAGGACGGCCGCCTCACCGCCGTGCTGGAGGCCGGCCGCTACGAGCTGCCCAAGGCGCGGCGCGGCTGGGGCCGCAGCCGCCCGGTGGTCGAGGTGACCCTCGTCGACATGCGCGAGCGCGAGCTGACCCTCAAGGGCCAGGAGATCCTCACCGCGGACAAGGTGGCGCTGCGGGTCAGCATCCTGACCCACTTCAAGGTGGTCGACCCGGTCGCCGCGATCGAGCGGGTGGACAGCTACACCGACCGCGTCTACAGCGACGTGCAGCTGGCCGCGCGCCGCTCCCTGGCTTCGATGACGCTGGAGGAGATCCTCACCAACCGCAACCGGCTCTCCGAGGACATCCTGCGCGACGTGCAGGGCGCCGCGGCCGGCTACGGCGTGGAGATCCTGCGCGCCGACGTGAAGGACCTCGTCTTCCCCGGCAACCTCCAGGAGGTCATGAACCGGGTGCTCACCGCGCAGCGGCTCGCCGAGGCGCAGCTCGTCGACGCGCGTACCAAGGCGGAGAAGGACGTGCTCGAAGCCCGCGCCCGCGCCGAGGCCGACCAGGTCGCCGCCGCCGCCCAGCGCGAGTCGGTCCGCCTCTCCGCCGAGGCCGCCGCCGCAGCGCACCGCATCCGCACCGACGCCGAGGTCGCCGCCCTCCACCGCCTCGCCGAGGCCGCCGCCCTCTACGCCGAGCACCCCGCCCTCCTCCGCCTCCGCGAACTCGACACCATGTCGGCCCTGGGCACCAACGCCGAAGCCCGCCTCTACATCGGCTTCGAAAAACACACCACCCCCTGA
- a CDS encoding FAD-dependent monooxygenase, producing the protein MYDIAIVGAGPAGSAAALAAARLGARVLLLDRADFPRDKACGDGIAPQALAVAARLGVTGLADGFTPVGSLALAGPGGARVARELPEPAYVIPREVFDARLVAAAVAAGAELRRHTVRELVVHRDCVVLGGGLAARVVVGADGANSTVRRLLGVPRNPAGALAVAVRAYAPMPTGAGAPPGTAVTGAGALPLRASPSGTADPAVEPGGDDGQRIVMAGGSSPAYAWSFPIGDGLRNVGYGELTATGQVSRTRLLERMHELLGDTDPAGLSLARAHHLPLSTRRPAPGHGRVLLAGDALSLINPFTGEGIFYALVSGELAGHAAVTPGGARAGAAYARALRQRLGRHLRHTAAVAWLTARPWLVDAGIRAAARDRRIFDGLVGLGLGDGLLSPRLLGAVARAAVHRTR; encoded by the coding sequence GTGTATGACATCGCCATCGTCGGCGCCGGGCCGGCCGGATCTGCGGCGGCGCTGGCCGCGGCCCGGCTCGGCGCCCGGGTGCTGCTGCTGGACCGGGCGGATTTCCCGCGCGACAAGGCGTGCGGCGACGGCATCGCGCCGCAGGCGCTGGCGGTGGCGGCCCGGCTCGGGGTGACCGGGCTGGCCGACGGGTTCACGCCGGTCGGTTCGCTGGCGCTGGCCGGTCCGGGCGGCGCACGGGTGGCCCGGGAGCTGCCGGAGCCCGCGTACGTGATCCCGCGCGAGGTCTTCGACGCCCGGCTGGTGGCCGCAGCCGTGGCGGCGGGAGCCGAGCTGCGTCGGCATACGGTGCGCGAGCTGGTGGTACACCGCGACTGTGTGGTGCTCGGGGGCGGCCTGGCGGCCCGGGTGGTGGTCGGTGCGGACGGTGCGAATTCGACGGTGCGCAGGCTGCTCGGGGTGCCCCGCAACCCGGCCGGGGCGCTCGCGGTCGCCGTCCGGGCCTACGCGCCGATGCCCACCGGAGCCGGGGCACCTCCCGGCACGGCCGTCACCGGGGCCGGGGCGCTCCCGCTCCGGGCGTCCCCGAGCGGGACGGCCGACCCGGCGGTGGAGCCAGGTGGCGACGACGGCCAGCGGATCGTCATGGCGGGCGGGAGCAGCCCGGCATACGCCTGGTCCTTCCCCATCGGCGACGGGCTGCGCAACGTCGGCTACGGCGAGCTGACCGCGACGGGGCAGGTGAGCCGTACCCGCCTGCTGGAACGGATGCACGAGCTGCTCGGTGACACCGATCCGGCCGGGCTGTCGCTGGCCCGGGCGCACCATCTGCCGCTGTCCACGCGGCGGCCCGCGCCGGGGCACGGGCGGGTGCTGCTGGCCGGGGACGCGCTGTCGCTGATCAACCCGTTCACCGGCGAGGGCATCTTCTACGCCCTGGTCTCCGGCGAGCTGGCCGGGCACGCGGCGGTGACCCCGGGCGGTGCGCGGGCGGGTGCGGCCTACGCCCGTGCGCTACGACAGCGGCTGGGACGGCACCTGCGGCATACCGCCGCCGTGGCATGGCTGACCGCGCGGCCATGGCTGGTGGACGCGGGAATCCGGGCCGCGGCCCGCGACCGGCGGATCTTCGACGGCCTGGTCGGCCTCGGCCTCGGCGACGGCCTGCTGAGTCCGCGCCTGCTCGGCGCCGTCGCCCGGGCCGCGGTGCACCGCACCCGGTGA
- the pip gene encoding prolyl aminopeptidase — translation MYPLSEPYDTGMLDVGDGNLVHWEVSGNPAGKPAVVLHGGPGSGAGAGWRRYFDPAAYRVVLFDQRGCGRSTPSVGDPATDLSVNTTPHLVADIELLREHLGIERWLVLGASWGACLGQAYAQRHPSSVSEMVLFSVTAGTRGEIDWITRQMGRIFPAEWARFRDGVPAGERDGNLAAAYARLLASPDPAVRDKAARDWCDWEDVHVGTAPGHRPDPRYDDPEFRMVLARAVTHYWGNDCFLEDGELLANAGKLAGIPGVLVHGRLDVSSPCDTAWHLAQAWPGAELTLIEQAGHGSANGIGDVVLAALDRFATHP, via the coding sequence GTGTACCCGCTGAGCGAGCCCTACGACACCGGCATGCTCGACGTCGGCGACGGCAACCTCGTGCACTGGGAGGTCTCCGGCAACCCGGCGGGCAAACCCGCCGTGGTCCTGCACGGCGGGCCGGGCTCCGGCGCGGGCGCGGGCTGGCGGCGCTACTTCGACCCGGCGGCATACCGGGTGGTGCTGTTCGACCAGCGCGGGTGCGGGCGCAGCACGCCCAGCGTGGGCGACCCGGCCACCGACCTGTCCGTCAACACGACGCCGCACCTCGTCGCCGACATCGAGCTGCTGCGCGAGCACCTCGGCATCGAGCGCTGGCTCGTGCTCGGCGCGTCCTGGGGCGCCTGCCTGGGGCAGGCGTACGCGCAGCGCCACCCGTCGTCCGTCTCCGAGATGGTGCTGTTCAGCGTCACCGCCGGGACCCGTGGCGAGATCGACTGGATCACGCGGCAGATGGGGCGGATCTTCCCGGCCGAGTGGGCCCGGTTCCGCGACGGGGTGCCCGCGGGGGAGCGGGACGGCAACCTCGCGGCGGCGTACGCGCGCCTGCTGGCCTCGCCCGATCCGGCCGTGCGGGACAAGGCTGCCCGCGACTGGTGCGACTGGGAGGACGTGCACGTCGGCACGGCGCCCGGCCACCGCCCCGACCCACGCTACGACGACCCCGAGTTCCGGATGGTGCTCGCGCGCGCGGTCACCCACTACTGGGGCAACGACTGTTTCCTGGAGGACGGCGAGCTGCTCGCCAACGCCGGGAAGCTGGCCGGGATCCCCGGCGTGCTGGTGCACGGCCGGCTCGATGTCAGCAGCCCCTGCGACACCGCCTGGCACCTGGCCCAGGCCTGGCCCGGCGCCGAACTGACCCTCATCGAGCAGGCCGGCCACGGCTCCGCCAACGGCATCGGCGACGTCGTCCTCGCCGCCCTCGACCGCTTCGCCACCCACCCCTGA